GTTTGGGCCGACCCGGCCCCATATTCAACTCAATTCATCAATGCGCACAGATTCGGAGATTGATTTCTCGAATCCAAACGACTCGAAAATGGGCGAGAAAGCTGAGAATGATGCCGAAAGAATCTTTGTATCAAATCCAATCCCTGCCCGAAATTCAAACCCAAATTCCATCACAGCATCCCAATTTCTCGCCTGGAAACGCCAGAAGGTACTTCGCGCTCCGTTCTCCATGTTTTATGACATTCTCATCTCTTTTAGAAGCTATGAATCGTGATTGTTGTGATTTATGCTGGGATTCGTGTTCATGGATTGAGGTTTTTTAATTTCGTTCGATTTTTTGTTCTGGGACGGGTGTTTTACAGTTCTGGTTTCCGTGTTTGTTGAGTGAATTGCGTGGATGTACATTTTCATCAATTGTCTTATGAAATTAGCATACTCAACagtaaaaaatatgattttgagtGTTGTCAAAATGATTATGCTTCCTTGAGGTTGGTTGATTCGTAGTTGCACGAGTACATGTGTGACTAGAAAAAAACAATTCTTTGTATTGCGGGATTTGGCTACACATTGGAAAAACATTTGGGGTTGTTTATGTCCATTTAAAATAGCACAGTGGGTCTTGATGCAAAATACCTCGTGTTTCTTAGTCAACATCGGATTTTTCGATATAATACCGTTAAATTGTGTCATCTTTCATTATTTATGTTCGGTTTTGGTCTTGGATAAAGTAAAGCACGATTCATCCATCTAAGCTTAGTTCCGAACAAATTAGGAATGGCTATATGATGGTTATTTCATTTTCATTATTCGTTTTTTGAGCTTTAAGTGGTTTCAGCAGTGATGCTCAATAACGTTTTTTACTTCTCCCTTTCCTTTGATGTTAGGATCTATACCTGCTTCACTTTTTCACAAGTATTTATTTATTGGTTCCTGTAacaaatgtttaaaaaaaaaaaaaaaacctacaATGGTAAACATTCAACGTCGATTTTTTACATATGCTTGTTTTTAATTTAGTCCGTTTTGTAAATACTCGTTCAGTTTTTACTTTTAACCACACCGGTTTTATGATTGTGTAGTATTTCCATAGCTCAACATTGTCATATAGTAGCTGACCATGAAACTGATCCATAAAACTTCCCTTTTATTAGAGGAATTTTTGTCACATAAAATTCGTGTTGTGCCTCATGAGTCGATCAAAAGGACTGAAACCCTTTGAATTGTCACAAAAAAATTAGAGATATTTTTGTCGCATAAACTTCCCTTCTATCGTAAAATTGCTATTTTTTATGGTAATATCTTTTTCGAGAAGTATATTTGTTCCCCTGAATTCTGAATGAGTTTTAGTATGAATTTGCAAAAATACCAGCATTACTTTCAAAACGTGATGCGGTGGCATTTTAGGACGTACCAAATGACCGATGACTAGCTCTTTTGATTTCTTAATACAGAAGCTTGTATCTATTATTAAGTTATGTCAGTTGTTTagttaaaatttgattttttcaaatttttacttAATAGGAACATGAACTTTACTTTAAAGAACTAGGACCTTTTGCTATGAAAACAAGAATTTACGAGACATCATAATTTCCCTGTAAGGTCAGAAGTGAAGCCCAGGCTCTGATGCAATAGTTTAAACTTGTGTAAGTATGAACCGTTATGTTACATGTTACAGGATGCTGATGCTTCCGCAAGAAAAGCTGAAGCAGCAAGAAAGCGTGCAGAGGATATAGCTGCTGGCTTGGTTCAAATGAATGGTCGTGAGCTTTTTGTGCAGGAGCCCTGGGTGTTTGATAATTCACGTTACTAAGGTTAGCTTCTTTAATACCATTGTTAAGCCATGATTTTTTTCTAATTCTTAAACATTGAAGTGGATGAACAAtgtaaattatgtattttatgatGTATTTGCGATTATGACAAATTTTTAAGGTGTCTAATTTATTCATTTCGTCATCATTATGTATGTTTTATATTTATTCTTTGTAATATGTAGCAAAAGATGGGTTCTCTTTTCTGTTGCATATTTTATGATGAGCTAGAATAAAGTCGAATAAATTGGTAGTGGCAGAGGGAAGATTATCGGTGTTTGTATATTGGTCTGAAGGATTGTAAATCACCCAGTTTTCTAAGACTGCTATTGGTTTTAGTTTTGCAAAATAATAACCCAATATGGAAATCACTAGAGACTTTCTTTCTTTCCAAGACCCATGTTTCCTTGATCT
The Primulina eburnea isolate SZY01 chromosome 5, ASM2296580v1, whole genome shotgun sequence genome window above contains:
- the LOC140832820 gene encoding uncharacterized protein — translated: MRTDSEIDFSNPNDSKMGEKAENDAERIFVSNPIPARNSNPNSITASQFLAWKRQKDADASARKAEAARKRAEDIAAGLVQMNGRELFVQEPWVFDNSRY